A window from Onychostoma macrolepis isolate SWU-2019 chromosome 07, ASM1243209v1, whole genome shotgun sequence encodes these proteins:
- the zgc:194312 gene encoding olfactory receptor 4E2: MTNATADDYSYPHIRVWAAGVSLIILAFFNLIINWTIVREERLRSHARFVLVFHLLFSALVYFAVSFSFNLQSYLKAATTSTICTALIKGLMTSGTNIILTITAMALDRYFAICYPLHYNKVCFKPWPWLIGILTWVLASIIPLTLSPKINGTVPCGRKTLKGGEMHKIVLITICTVLIVYSYVRILYEGRRLGVLNRRNRAACRTIALHGTQLAVYILPNFILFLLHILNRIHSLEDSTKELFAVISFAFFSLAQCIAPIVYGLRKEELLEHLNHRFPCLSGRLKRILEWTVNITHPNRHRQQRERRMTSETLLSREISQTTV; encoded by the exons ATGACAAATGCTACTGCAGATGACTACTCGTATCCACACATACGTGTTTGGGCAGCGGGAGTTTCTTTGATCATTTTGGCCTTTTTCAACTTGATCATCAACTGGACCATAGTGCGCGAGGAGCGCCTGCGGAGCCACGCGCGCTTCGTCCTCGTGTTCCACTTGTTGTTCTCCGCGCTGGTTTACTTCGCAGTAAGCTTTAGCTTCAACTTACAAAGTTACTTGAAAGCAGCGACCACATCAACCATATGCACGGCACTAATCAAAGGTCTGATGACAAGCGGCACCAATATTATCCTCACCATCACGGCGATGGCGCTGGACCGTTACTTTGCCATATGTTACCCGCTCCACTATAACAAAGTTTGTTTCAAACCCTGGCCGTGGCTCATCGGGATCCTAACATGGGTACTCGCGTCGATTATTCCTCTTACCCTGTCGCCCAAAATAAATGGCACTGTGCCCTGTGGAAGGAAAACTCTGAAAGGCGGAGAAATGCACAAAATCGTTCTAATAACAATTTGCACTGTTCTTATTGTGTACAGCTATGTACGGATCTTATATGAGGGGCGTCGTCTGGGTGTGTTGAACCGGCGCAACCGAGCTGCGTGTAGGACTATCGCTCTCCACGGCACGCAGCTCGCCGTCTACATCCTCCCCAATTTCATACTGTTTTTGCTGCATATCCTTAACCGCATTCACTCACTCGAGGATTCCACAAAAGAGCTTTTTGCGGTCATAAGTTTTGCCTTCTTCAGCCTGGCGCAGTGCATCGCGCCGATAGTGTACGGACTGCGTAAAGAGGAACTGCTGGAACATCTTAATCACCGGTTCCCGTGTTTATCCGGCCGGTTGAAGCGCATTTTGGAGTGGACCGTCAACATCACACATCCCAATCGGCATCGCCAGCAAAG GGAGAGGAGAATGACTTCAGAGACGTTATTATCAAGAGAGATCTCACAGACGACTGTGTGA